From the genome of Streptomyces sp. NBC_01260, one region includes:
- a CDS encoding carbohydrate ABC transporter permease: MSATSPGRTAAALRPRLLGRSVVNLVVGICVLYTLLPVLWLVLASSKDRDALFGSDVLSLDHFSFAQNLKDLFAMDGGVYGRWYGNSLLYAVLGAALGALISIACGYAFDKYRFAHKEKLFGLVLAAVMVPQTVLALPLYLMASGTGLVNTFWSVFIPVLFNPFGVYLGRIFSQGYVPDEVLEAARVDGAGELTTYFRVALRMLGPGLVTVFLFQLTAIWNNFFLPMVMLSDQDLYPVSLGLYIWNSSATVSPEYYPVVIMGSLLAVLPLILAFALLQRFWKSGLTAGAVK; encoded by the coding sequence ATGAGCGCGACGAGTCCCGGCCGCACGGCCGCCGCCCTGCGTCCCCGCCTGCTGGGCCGCTCCGTCGTCAACCTGGTCGTCGGCATCTGCGTGCTGTACACGCTGCTGCCGGTGCTGTGGCTGGTGCTCGCCTCGTCGAAGGACCGCGACGCCCTGTTCGGCAGCGACGTCCTCTCGCTCGACCACTTCTCCTTCGCGCAGAACCTCAAGGACCTCTTCGCGATGGACGGCGGTGTGTACGGGCGCTGGTACGGCAACAGCCTGCTGTACGCGGTCCTCGGCGCGGCACTCGGCGCACTGATCAGCATCGCCTGCGGGTACGCCTTCGACAAGTACCGCTTCGCGCACAAGGAGAAGCTGTTCGGCCTGGTCCTCGCCGCGGTGATGGTGCCGCAGACCGTGCTGGCGCTGCCGCTGTACCTGATGGCGTCCGGCACCGGACTGGTCAACACCTTCTGGTCGGTGTTCATCCCGGTGCTCTTCAACCCGTTCGGGGTGTACCTGGGCCGGATATTCAGCCAGGGCTACGTGCCCGACGAGGTGCTCGAAGCGGCCCGGGTGGACGGTGCCGGGGAACTGACCACGTACTTCCGGGTCGCGCTGCGGATGCTCGGGCCGGGTCTGGTCACCGTGTTCCTGTTCCAGCTCACCGCGATCTGGAACAACTTCTTCCTGCCCATGGTGATGCTCTCCGACCAGGACCTGTATCCCGTCAGCCTCGGTCTGTACATCTGGAACAGCTCCGCCACGGTCTCACCCGAGTACTACCCCGTGGTGATCATGGGTTCGCTGCTCGCGGTCCTGCCGCTGATCCTCGCCTTCGCGCTGCTCCAGCGCTTCTGGAAGTCGGGGCTCACCGCGGGCGCCGTCAAGTAG
- a CDS encoding NAD(P)/FAD-dependent oxidoreductase, with protein sequence MNRTVTTAGQPLPDGPPYDVTVIGAGVVGTAIARELARHRVRTALVEASDDIGNGTSKANTAILHTGFDAVPGSLEARLVREGQRRLAAYAAETGIPVERVGALLVAWDEEQLEALPDLLAKAERNGYHAARLLDAGRLAELEPHLGPGALGALEIPDESVICPWTTPLAFATQAVLAGVHLHLDCRVTGIESSTGIHTLTTTRGPVRTRQLINAAGLHADEIDRLFGHDAFTVTPRRGQLIVFDKLARDLVRHILLPVPTAAGKGVLVAPTVFGNVLLGPTAEDLDDKAATESTEDAIALLREKGRRILPRLIDEEVTAVYAGLRAATGHEDYRIKEYPDRRYIAVGGIRSTGLTASMAIAAHVTALLARTGLDLGAPAGLPPVTMPDLGEAADRPYLDAGLIAGDPAYGTVVCHCERVTAGEVRDALDSVLPPRSAQGLARRTRAGNGRCQGFYCGAGLRALIEGART encoded by the coding sequence ATGAACCGCACCGTCACGACGGCCGGGCAGCCGCTGCCCGACGGCCCGCCCTACGACGTCACGGTCATCGGAGCCGGCGTGGTCGGCACCGCGATCGCCCGTGAGCTGGCCCGTCACCGCGTCCGTACCGCCCTCGTCGAGGCCTCGGACGACATCGGCAACGGCACGTCCAAGGCCAACACCGCGATCCTGCACACCGGGTTCGACGCCGTGCCCGGTTCGCTGGAGGCCCGGCTGGTACGCGAGGGGCAGCGCAGACTCGCCGCGTACGCCGCCGAGACGGGCATCCCCGTCGAACGTGTCGGCGCTCTCCTCGTGGCCTGGGACGAGGAACAACTCGAAGCGCTTCCCGACCTGTTGGCGAAGGCCGAGCGAAACGGCTACCACGCTGCACGACTGCTGGACGCGGGCCGGCTCGCCGAGCTCGAACCGCACCTGGGGCCGGGCGCGCTGGGCGCACTGGAGATTCCCGACGAGTCCGTCATCTGCCCCTGGACCACCCCGCTCGCCTTCGCCACCCAGGCAGTCCTGGCCGGCGTCCATCTGCACCTGGACTGCCGCGTCACGGGCATCGAGTCCAGCACCGGCATCCACACCCTGACCACCACCCGCGGCCCGGTCCGCACCCGTCAGCTGATCAACGCGGCGGGACTGCACGCCGACGAGATCGACCGGCTGTTCGGGCACGACGCCTTCACCGTCACCCCGCGCCGCGGACAGCTCATCGTCTTCGACAAGCTCGCGCGCGATCTCGTCCGTCACATCCTGCTGCCCGTTCCCACCGCGGCGGGCAAGGGCGTCCTGGTGGCACCGACCGTCTTCGGCAACGTACTGCTCGGCCCGACCGCCGAGGACCTCGACGACAAGGCAGCCACCGAGTCGACCGAGGACGCCATCGCGCTGCTGCGGGAGAAGGGCCGCAGGATCCTGCCGCGGCTGATCGACGAGGAGGTCACCGCCGTCTACGCGGGGCTGCGCGCGGCCACCGGCCACGAGGACTACCGGATCAAGGAGTACCCGGACCGGCGCTACATCGCCGTGGGCGGCATCCGGTCCACCGGGCTGACCGCCTCCATGGCCATCGCCGCACACGTCACCGCCCTCCTCGCCCGGACCGGCCTCGACCTCGGCGCACCGGCCGGACTGCCGCCCGTCACCATGCCGGACCTCGGCGAGGCGGCCGACCGCCCCTACCTGGACGCCGGACTCATCGCCGGGGACCCCGCCTACGGCACCGTGGTCTGCCACTGCGAACGCGTCACCGCGGGCGAGGTCCGCGACGCACTGGATTCCGTGCTGCCGCCGCGCTCGGCACAAGGGCTGGCGCGCAGGACGCGGGCGGGCAACGGGCGCTGCCAGGGCTTCTACTGCGGGGCCGGGCTCCGTGCACTGATCGAGGGGGCGCGAACATGA
- a CDS encoding amino acid permease: MSLSTSPHTGSEAHAPKDEEQRLRELGYQPVLARRMGGFGNFAISFSVISILSGCMTLYGFGMSTGGPAVMLWGWAGVGLFVLCVGMALAEVTSAYPTSGALYYMADRLGGRKWGWYTGWLNLLGLLGAIAGIDYGAALFTGALMNLQWGFTPTPGKTMIIFLCILLLHAVLNLFGVRLVSVLNSISVWWHLAGVAVIVSVLAIVPSHHQSPSFVFTEFVNDTGWENPLYVAAIGLLLAQYTFCGYDASAHLSEETSDASVSAPRGIVRSIWVSWLAGFVLLAGLTFAIQDYAGTQESATGVPPAQILIDALGTSGATAMLLIVIAAQLFCGNAEVAAASRMVFAFSRDNALPGSALWRKVSARTQTPVNAVWLSVVVAGLLAVPSLYSATAYGAVTAINVIGITPAYAIPIFLKLRAGDRFERGPWHLGRWSKPVGWIAVVWVSLVTVLFLLPQSSPVTIDSMNYASIALVAVLVLATVWWFVARGSYSTPSAYGSAREQAEIEEGII, from the coding sequence ATGTCCCTATCCACCTCGCCCCACACGGGTTCCGAGGCCCACGCACCCAAGGACGAGGAACAGCGGCTGCGCGAGCTCGGCTACCAGCCGGTGCTCGCGCGGCGGATGGGCGGCTTCGGCAACTTCGCCATCAGCTTCTCCGTCATCTCGATCCTGTCCGGCTGCATGACCCTGTACGGCTTCGGCATGTCGACCGGCGGGCCCGCGGTGATGCTGTGGGGCTGGGCCGGGGTCGGTCTGTTCGTGCTCTGCGTGGGCATGGCGCTCGCCGAGGTCACCAGCGCGTACCCGACGTCCGGGGCGCTCTACTACATGGCGGACCGGCTCGGCGGCCGCAAGTGGGGCTGGTACACCGGCTGGCTGAATCTGCTCGGGCTGCTCGGCGCGATCGCCGGTATCGACTACGGTGCCGCGCTGTTCACCGGTGCGCTGATGAATCTGCAGTGGGGCTTCACTCCCACTCCGGGCAAGACAATGATCATCTTCCTCTGCATCCTGCTGCTGCACGCCGTGCTGAACCTCTTCGGTGTCCGGCTCGTCAGCGTGCTCAACTCCATAAGTGTGTGGTGGCACCTGGCCGGCGTCGCGGTGATCGTCTCCGTGCTGGCGATCGTCCCCTCGCACCACCAGTCGCCGTCGTTCGTCTTCACCGAGTTCGTCAATGACACCGGCTGGGAGAACCCGCTCTACGTGGCCGCGATCGGTCTGCTGCTGGCCCAGTACACCTTCTGCGGCTACGACGCCTCCGCCCACCTGTCCGAGGAGACCTCGGACGCCTCGGTCTCGGCGCCCCGCGGCATCGTCCGTTCGATCTGGGTCTCGTGGCTGGCCGGCTTCGTGCTGCTCGCCGGGCTGACGTTCGCGATCCAGGACTACGCGGGCACCCAGGAGAGCGCCACCGGAGTGCCGCCGGCCCAGATCCTGATCGACGCGCTGGGCACCTCGGGCGCCACGGCCATGCTGCTGATCGTGATCGCGGCGCAGCTGTTCTGCGGCAACGCCGAGGTCGCAGCCGCCAGCCGGATGGTGTTCGCCTTCAGCCGGGACAACGCGCTGCCGGGCTCCGCGCTGTGGCGCAAGGTGAGCGCCCGCACGCAGACGCCGGTGAACGCGGTGTGGCTGTCGGTCGTCGTCGCCGGACTGCTCGCCGTTCCTTCGCTGTACTCCGCGACCGCGTACGGTGCGGTGACCGCGATCAACGTCATCGGCATCACGCCCGCCTACGCGATCCCGATCTTCCTGAAGCTGCGTGCGGGTGACCGTTTCGAGCGCGGGCCGTGGCACCTGGGCCGCTGGTCGAAGCCGGTCGGCTGGATCGCCGTGGTGTGGGTCTCCCTCGTGACCGTGCTGTTCCTGCTGCCGCAGTCGTCGCCGGTGACGATCGACTCGATGAACTACGCGTCGATCGCGCTGGTCGCCGTTCTGGTGCTGGCCACCGTGTGGTGGTTCGTCGCTCGGGGTTCGTACAGCACGCCGTCGGCTTACGGCAGCGCCCGTGAGCAGGCGGAGATCGAGGAAGGCATCATCTGA
- a CDS encoding FGGY family carbohydrate kinase yields the protein MTGPVLAVDQGTSGTKALVICPERGVIGSGSAPVRPRFGSGGVVEADPAELYGSVVDAGMRALAEAGEPVAAVGLANQGETVLAWDPDTGRPLTDAIVWQDRRAAGLCGELVVHEEELKELTGLPLDPYFAAPKMAWIRRELTREGVVTTSDSWLVHRLTGAFVTDAATAGRTQLLDLDRVGWSPAALDIFGLGGERLPSVVDAAGVFGTTTAFGGELPLTGLLVDQQAALLAQSALEPGTAKCTYGTGAFLLAQTGPAPRRSSTGLVSCVAWRLGGQTSYCLDGQVYTAASAVRWLTDLKVISGAADLDPVGGSVPDSGGVTFVPALAGLAAPWWRGDLRGSVTGLSLDTTAGHLVRALCEGIAAQVAELAEAVAADLGARPGVLRVDGGLTRSALLMQTQADLLQRPVEVSALPDVTALGVGAVARLGLDPGLSLRQAVPDWEPAAVYEPRIGPAEAAERLAGFRAAVDTLLERS from the coding sequence ATGACAGGTCCGGTACTCGCTGTGGACCAGGGGACCTCCGGCACCAAGGCGCTGGTGATCTGCCCGGAGCGGGGCGTGATCGGTTCCGGTTCGGCTCCGGTGCGCCCCCGGTTCGGCTCCGGCGGAGTGGTCGAGGCCGACCCCGCCGAGCTGTACGGCTCGGTCGTCGATGCCGGAATGCGGGCCCTGGCCGAAGCGGGTGAACCGGTGGCCGCCGTCGGGCTCGCCAATCAGGGCGAGACCGTGCTCGCCTGGGATCCGGACACCGGAAGGCCGCTCACCGACGCAATCGTCTGGCAGGACCGCCGGGCCGCCGGGCTGTGTGGCGAACTCGTCGTGCATGAAGAAGAGTTGAAAGAACTCACCGGGCTGCCCCTCGACCCCTATTTCGCTGCCCCGAAGATGGCCTGGATCCGCCGCGAGCTGACCCGCGAGGGAGTCGTCACCACCAGCGACTCCTGGCTGGTCCACCGGCTCACCGGTGCGTTCGTCACCGACGCCGCGACGGCCGGGCGCACCCAGCTGCTCGATCTCGACCGGGTCGGCTGGTCACCCGCCGCCCTGGACATCTTCGGCCTGGGCGGCGAACGGCTGCCGTCGGTGGTCGACGCCGCCGGAGTGTTCGGAACGACGACCGCGTTCGGCGGCGAGCTCCCGCTGACCGGACTCCTCGTCGACCAGCAGGCCGCCCTGCTGGCACAGAGCGCGCTGGAGCCGGGCACCGCCAAGTGCACCTACGGAACCGGTGCGTTCCTGCTGGCCCAGACGGGCCCGGCGCCGCGCCGCAGCTCTACCGGACTGGTCAGCTGCGTGGCCTGGCGGCTCGGCGGGCAGACCAGCTACTGCCTGGACGGACAGGTCTACACGGCGGCCTCCGCGGTGCGCTGGCTCACCGACCTCAAGGTGATCTCCGGCGCCGCAGACCTCGACCCGGTCGGCGGCTCCGTCCCCGACTCCGGGGGCGTCACCTTCGTACCGGCGCTCGCCGGGCTCGCCGCCCCCTGGTGGCGCGGCGACCTGCGAGGTTCGGTGACCGGGCTGAGCCTGGACACCACCGCGGGCCATCTGGTGCGGGCCCTGTGCGAGGGCATCGCCGCACAGGTGGCCGAGCTGGCCGAAGCGGTGGCGGCGGATCTGGGGGCGCGGCCCGGGGTGCTGCGCGTCGACGGCGGGCTGACCCGCTCCGCGCTGCTCATGCAGACCCAGGCCGACCTGCTGCAACGGCCCGTCGAGGTGTCCGCGCTGCCCGACGTCACCGCGCTCGGCGTGGGGGCCGTGGCCCGGCTCGGCCTCGATCCGGGGCTCTCCCTGCGGCAGGCCGTGCCCGACTGGGAACCGGCCGCGGTGTACGAGCCGAGGATCGGCCCCGCCGAGGCGGCCGAGCGCCTCGCCGGATTCCGCGCGGCCGTCGACACGCTCCTGGAGCGGTCGTGA
- a CDS encoding carbohydrate ABC transporter permease codes for MTSPLTTPASAPVEATGSAASPKPTTPPGTPRKSARRRELGAAGALMTPFFILLVTVFLIPVATAVWLSFFSDDQPGLGFGPERTVFVGLRSYTAVLSDPTFLSGLGTVVLYCLIYIPAMVIGALALALLLDSGVVRLRSWAQLGLFLPHAVPGIIAAVIWLYLYTPGLSPVIDLLGKADITIDFLGVHTVVPSIVNIALWSNLGYNMVVFYAALQAVPREVIEASVVDGAGPVRTALQVKTPLVRSSVVMVAMFTLIFALQLFTEPMLLSQSTPMISSRFSPSMYIYDAAFTRNNYGLAAAASVVLLVLTIALSYGVTRWTNRSNAPEEDAR; via the coding sequence ATGACCAGCCCGCTCACCACACCGGCTTCCGCCCCCGTGGAGGCGACCGGTTCCGCCGCGTCGCCGAAACCCACCACGCCCCCGGGCACCCCCCGCAAGTCCGCCAGACGTCGTGAACTCGGCGCGGCCGGCGCCCTGATGACCCCCTTCTTCATCCTCCTGGTGACGGTCTTCCTGATACCGGTCGCGACCGCCGTCTGGCTCAGCTTCTTCAGCGACGACCAGCCGGGGCTCGGCTTCGGCCCGGAGCGCACGGTCTTCGTCGGGCTGCGCAGCTACACCGCCGTGCTGAGCGACCCGACGTTCCTCAGCGGCCTGGGCACCGTCGTCCTGTACTGCCTGATCTACATCCCGGCGATGGTGATCGGCGCGCTCGCGCTGGCCCTGCTGCTGGACTCCGGAGTGGTGCGGCTGCGCTCCTGGGCGCAGCTCGGGCTCTTCCTGCCGCACGCCGTGCCCGGCATCATCGCCGCCGTCATCTGGCTCTACCTCTACACACCTGGGCTGAGCCCGGTCATCGACCTGCTCGGCAAGGCGGACATCACGATCGACTTCCTCGGCGTGCACACGGTGGTGCCGTCGATCGTGAACATCGCCCTGTGGAGCAATCTCGGTTACAACATGGTGGTCTTCTACGCTGCCCTGCAGGCCGTGCCGCGCGAGGTCATCGAGGCGTCCGTAGTCGACGGTGCCGGACCGGTCCGGACCGCGCTCCAGGTCAAGACGCCACTCGTGCGCTCCTCGGTCGTGATGGTCGCGATGTTCACCCTGATCTTCGCGCTCCAGCTCTTCACCGAGCCGATGCTGCTGAGCCAGTCGACACCGATGATCAGCTCGCGGTTCTCGCCCAGCATGTACATCTACGACGCCGCGTTCACCCGTAACAACTACGGCCTGGCCGCCGCGGCCTCGGTTGTCCTGCTGGTCCTCACGATCGCGCTCTCCTACGGCGTGACCCGCTGGACCAACCGCTCCAACGCCCCCGAGGAGGACGCCCGATGA
- a CDS encoding ABC transporter substrate-binding protein: MPGRHSRRSMLATMAAVPLAGALSACSGGTSGSDSTSRTGDAGNRTGRNATHVTFWSALRGSQEVVDAFNRTHRTIQVDFQQIPSGPQGGYAKLSNASRAGNAPDVATIEYPQVPGFAIDGVALELTDLLSDGLRAKLLPQALGLTTFEKRVFSLPLDVEPMVMHYRSDLFAEYGIEVPRTWDAFEEASRTVRAKAPGRRLSAFATDGGSQFAAFAWQAGAQWFDTRGGAWNVSLADEPTRRVAAYWQRMIDEDLVVMSPVDSRAYDAQLSSGEVLVRLSGAWDAGAQMKARPGQKGKWAVAPLPQWGASDPALGTHGGSTFAVTSSSDHPEAALEFIEWQVSHPDALLARLSSGASSQYPAAPGLVAVGRKAFDRGYYSGQDIYTLFDQEAHKIRDGWTWGPRMTATQKVMQDGFARVGGGQGSVLESVRAAQRGTMPDLRALGLSATEHSS; the protein is encoded by the coding sequence ATGCCCGGTCGACATAGCCGTCGATCCATGCTCGCCACGATGGCCGCAGTACCGCTGGCGGGCGCACTGAGCGCTTGCAGCGGTGGCACATCGGGGTCCGACAGCACGAGCAGGACCGGTGACGCCGGCAACAGGACCGGCCGCAACGCCACGCACGTCACCTTCTGGTCCGCCCTGCGCGGGAGCCAGGAGGTGGTGGACGCGTTCAACCGGACGCACCGCACGATCCAGGTCGACTTCCAGCAGATCCCCTCGGGGCCCCAGGGCGGGTACGCGAAGCTCAGCAACGCCTCCCGGGCGGGGAACGCCCCGGACGTCGCGACGATCGAGTACCCCCAGGTCCCGGGCTTCGCCATCGACGGAGTCGCCCTGGAGCTCACGGACCTGCTGAGCGACGGCCTGCGGGCCAAGCTGCTGCCGCAGGCGCTGGGGCTCACCACGTTCGAGAAGCGGGTCTTCAGCCTGCCGCTCGACGTCGAGCCGATGGTGATGCACTACCGCAGCGACCTCTTCGCCGAGTACGGCATCGAGGTCCCGCGCACCTGGGACGCGTTCGAGGAAGCGTCCCGTACCGTGCGCGCCAAGGCGCCCGGCCGGCGGCTGTCGGCCTTCGCCACGGACGGCGGGTCGCAGTTCGCCGCGTTCGCCTGGCAGGCCGGTGCCCAGTGGTTCGACACCCGCGGCGGCGCCTGGAACGTGTCGCTCGCCGACGAGCCGACCCGCCGCGTGGCGGCGTACTGGCAGCGGATGATCGACGAGGACCTGGTCGTCATGAGCCCGGTGGACAGCAGGGCCTACGACGCACAGCTCAGCTCGGGCGAGGTCCTGGTCCGGCTCAGCGGCGCCTGGGACGCGGGGGCGCAGATGAAGGCCCGGCCCGGCCAGAAGGGCAAGTGGGCCGTCGCCCCGCTCCCCCAGTGGGGCGCGTCCGACCCGGCGCTCGGCACCCACGGCGGATCGACCTTCGCGGTCACCAGCAGCAGCGACCACCCGGAGGCCGCACTGGAGTTCATCGAGTGGCAGGTCTCGCACCCCGACGCGCTGCTGGCCCGGCTCTCCAGCGGAGCCAGCAGCCAGTACCCGGCCGCCCCCGGCCTCGTCGCAGTCGGCCGCAAGGCCTTCGACCGTGGCTACTACAGCGGCCAGGACATCTACACGCTGTTCGACCAGGAGGCCCACAAGATCCGGGACGGCTGGACGTGGGGACCGCGGATGACCGCCACGCAGAAGGTCATGCAGGACGGATTCGCCCGGGTGGGCGGCGGCCAGGGCTCGGTGCTGGAGTCGGTGCGCGCGGCCCAGCGGGGCACCATGCCCGACCTCAGGGCGCTGGGTCTGTCCGCCACCGAGCACAGCAGCTGA
- a CDS encoding sulfite exporter TauE/SafE family protein encodes MDTLTLWQLAALAAASALVGFSKTAVSGANTISLAVFAAVLPARESTGVLLPILIAGDVLAVLTYRRHAHWPTLLRLFPAVAVGVVAGTLFMMWAGDAAVRTSIGAILVFMAGVTIWRRRTAAGSGEPSADAGPPAAAERLKARSYGVLGGFTTMVANAGGPVMSLYLLSAGFRKLGFLGTSAWFFLIVNTSKVPFSVGLGLIDAQSLLLDACMLLFVLPGAWIGRKCVDRINQTLFERLVIGATVLGGLQLLLT; translated from the coding sequence ATGGACACACTCACCCTCTGGCAACTGGCGGCGCTGGCCGCGGCATCCGCGCTCGTCGGCTTCTCCAAGACGGCCGTCAGCGGTGCCAATACGATCAGTCTCGCGGTCTTCGCGGCGGTGCTCCCCGCCCGCGAGTCCACCGGAGTGCTGCTCCCGATCCTCATCGCCGGTGATGTGCTCGCCGTACTCACCTACCGCCGCCACGCGCACTGGCCGACGCTGCTGCGGCTCTTCCCCGCCGTCGCCGTCGGCGTGGTGGCGGGCACGCTGTTCATGATGTGGGCCGGCGACGCCGCCGTGCGGACCTCGATCGGCGCGATCCTCGTCTTCATGGCGGGAGTCACGATCTGGCGCCGCCGCACCGCGGCCGGGAGCGGGGAGCCGTCGGCGGACGCGGGCCCGCCGGCCGCGGCCGAGCGGCTCAAGGCCCGCTCGTACGGGGTGCTCGGCGGCTTCACCACCATGGTCGCCAACGCGGGCGGCCCCGTCATGTCGCTCTATCTGCTCTCCGCCGGGTTTCGCAAGCTCGGCTTCCTCGGCACCTCGGCGTGGTTCTTCCTGATCGTCAACACCTCAAAGGTGCCGTTCAGCGTGGGCCTCGGACTGATCGACGCCCAGTCGCTGCTGCTCGACGCCTGCATGCTGCTGTTCGTGCTCCCCGGCGCCTGGATCGGCCGCAAGTGCGTGGACCGGATCAACCAGACACTCTTCGAACGTCTCGTCATCGGGGCAACCGTGCTGGGCGGCCTCCAACTGCTGCTGACCTGA
- a CDS encoding substrate-binding domain-containing protein, which yields MREPVELRRQRIMAVVESRGAVKVSVLAAELDVSVVTVRRDVEELTRAGRLRRGHGVARPLREPAGAAVVPAARGGEPAGEGGAVALVVPERHSYLYETLHGARSVLEEAGIRIALHIAPQSAGAERPLVERALADGARGLLIAPRWRNALSEEQDYGWLADVQVPTVLMERRPRPGSALHALDSVCSDHWYGTHLAVEHLVALGHRRIVLAARDDSPTARTVRAAFAQIAAGRPEVEDWTVVLSSPNAVPGPGPDGSGPARVVSPGSGHAPDLAALLRERGATAAVLHGDVDALMLVQRLAESGVQVPRDCSVVAYDDVVAALGSTPLTAVAPPKAEIGRAAAELLLHRLSGAAGAAGPVRRTELLPELKVRGSAQTITLAMD from the coding sequence ATGCGGGAGCCGGTTGAACTCAGGCGTCAGCGGATCATGGCGGTGGTGGAGTCGCGCGGCGCGGTCAAGGTCAGCGTGCTCGCCGCCGAACTGGACGTCTCCGTGGTCACGGTGCGGCGGGATGTCGAGGAGCTGACCCGGGCCGGGCGGCTGCGGCGCGGTCACGGCGTGGCCAGGCCGTTGCGGGAACCGGCGGGAGCCGCGGTCGTGCCGGCTGCGCGGGGAGGCGAGCCGGCCGGTGAGGGCGGCGCTGTCGCCCTGGTCGTGCCGGAGCGGCATTCGTACCTGTACGAGACGCTGCACGGCGCCCGGAGCGTGCTGGAGGAGGCCGGTATCCGGATCGCGCTGCACATCGCACCGCAGTCGGCCGGTGCCGAACGGCCGCTGGTGGAGCGGGCGCTGGCGGACGGAGCGCGCGGGCTGCTGATCGCCCCGCGATGGCGCAACGCGCTCTCCGAGGAACAGGACTACGGCTGGCTGGCGGACGTGCAGGTGCCGACCGTGCTGATGGAGCGGCGGCCCCGGCCGGGCAGCGCCCTGCACGCCCTGGACTCCGTCTGTTCGGATCACTGGTACGGGACGCACCTCGCCGTGGAGCATCTGGTGGCGCTGGGCCATCGCCGGATCGTGCTGGCCGCCCGCGACGACAGCCCGACGGCACGCACCGTACGTGCCGCGTTCGCCCAGATCGCGGCCGGCCGCCCCGAGGTGGAGGACTGGACGGTGGTGCTGAGTTCGCCGAACGCGGTGCCAGGACCGGGCCCGGACGGGTCGGGACCGGCGCGGGTGGTCTCCCCGGGCAGCGGCCACGCGCCCGATCTCGCCGCGCTGCTGCGCGAGCGCGGCGCCACGGCGGCCGTGCTGCACGGCGACGTGGACGCGCTGATGCTGGTGCAACGCCTGGCCGAGAGCGGTGTGCAGGTGCCCCGGGACTGCTCGGTGGTGGCGTACGACGATGTGGTCGCGGCCCTCGGCAGCACGCCGCTGACCGCGGTGGCGCCACCCAAGGCGGAGATCGGCAGGGCGGCTGCCGAGCTGCTGCTCCACCGGCTTTCCGGAGCGGCCGGGGCGGCCGGCCCGGTGCGCCGGACGGAGTTGCTGCCGGAGTTGAAGGTCCGCGGATCGGCACAGACGATCACCCTCGCCATGGATTGA
- a CDS encoding hydroxyacid dehydrogenase: MPTTTPAARRRPRAAVAMKPDAAAALLDARSLDALSEVCDLAPLPVLDDFTTDRARAVLADTELLVTGWGCPPLDEAALTAAPRLRAVVHTAGSVRGHITEACWKRGIEVSSAAAANALPVAEYTVAMILLSGKRTLERARDYRVERHRGNWLATSPQVGNYGRTVGILSASLIGRRVIELLRPYDLRVLLHDPYVSDAEAAALGVRPVGLGELFALSDVVSVHTPLLPATHRLVSRELLMSMRPDGVLLNTSRGAVVDQDALTDVLLQNRIRAVLDVTEPDTLPAGHPLWDCENALITPHLAGSQGNEWRRLVDLAVGETERWAAGDGFAHPVRRERLAFLA; the protein is encoded by the coding sequence ATGCCCACCACCACCCCTGCCGCGCGGCGCCGGCCGCGTGCCGCCGTCGCGATGAAGCCGGATGCCGCGGCCGCCCTGCTGGACGCCCGGTCGCTGGACGCACTCTCGGAGGTGTGCGACCTCGCGCCACTGCCCGTGCTCGACGATTTCACCACCGACCGGGCCCGCGCCGTGCTCGCGGACACCGAACTGCTGGTCACCGGCTGGGGCTGTCCGCCCCTCGACGAGGCGGCACTGACCGCGGCGCCCCGGCTGCGCGCCGTCGTGCACACGGCCGGAAGCGTTCGCGGGCACATCACCGAGGCCTGCTGGAAACGCGGCATCGAGGTGTCGTCGGCCGCCGCCGCCAACGCCCTGCCGGTCGCCGAGTACACCGTCGCGATGATCCTGCTCTCCGGGAAGCGGACCCTGGAACGGGCCCGTGACTACCGGGTCGAGCGCCACCGGGGCAACTGGCTGGCCACCTCCCCGCAGGTCGGCAACTACGGCCGGACCGTGGGCATCCTGTCCGCCTCGCTCATCGGCCGGCGGGTCATCGAACTGCTGCGGCCCTACGACCTCCGGGTACTGCTGCACGACCCGTACGTCTCCGACGCCGAAGCGGCCGCGCTCGGCGTCCGGCCGGTGGGGCTCGGTGAACTGTTCGCGCTGAGCGACGTGGTGAGCGTCCACACCCCGCTGCTGCCCGCCACCCACCGGCTCGTCAGCCGTGAGCTGCTGATGTCGATGCGCCCGGACGGTGTGCTCCTCAACACCTCGCGCGGCGCCGTCGTCGACCAGGACGCGCTGACCGACGTCCTGCTGCAGAACCGTATCCGGGCGGTCCTCGACGTCACCGAGCCCGACACCCTGCCGGCCGGCCACCCCCTGTGGGACTGCGAGAACGCCCTGATCACCCCGCATCTCGCGGGCTCCCAGGGCAACGAGTGGCGGCGGCTGGTCGATCTGGCCGTGGGCGAGACCGAACGCTGGGCCGCGGGCGACGGATTCGCCCATCCCGTACGACGCGAAAGGCTGGCATTCCTCGCATGA